In Tindallia magadiensis, the DNA window TGGATGGATGGCAACAGAAGCATAACGGAAGAATAAGTGAATTATTCAAGCCTGACCCCACAAGGACCACAAGGAGATAGGAATATGAGGATACGCATTACAGGATTATTTATTATTTGCATGATGATCATTTTTATTAGCATCAATATTAGTGGCTGCAATCAGACGCCAACTCACCAGGCGGAGATTCTCTTTATTACAAAAGATCAGTCAGATACCAGAAGCCTGAATCCGACAAGGATGGAAGTGGCGGCCGCTATGGCACTAGAGTCTTGTCGGAATGAAAATAAAGAGGCGAAAAACATTCATCATCATTTTATCCGATATACTGGTGACGAAGAAGAAGGATACCATAAAGCGAAAGCCTATCTGGAGTCAAATCAGTCTGTAGTGGCATTGGTGGGAGATTTTAACTCCGTTGGGACAGAATACGTTGCCCGCCTGGCAGAAGAGTTCCAATTGCCTCACCTGTCCTTTTTTGCAACGGATATCCGTATTTTTGAGGAGCATCCACAAAGTTATTCTTACCGCAGCCAGATGAGTCATGAAACCACTGATTTAATAGCGATGGCTTCTTATAGGCTGAATAAGCCCTACAAGTTGAATAAGCTTGATAAATCTAAGGTAGCGGTACTTTATAATGATTTAAGCAATATTGAAGCACGGTGGTTGGAATTTGAATCACTGGCTCCTGCCCATGGGATTCAGGTAGTTGAAAAAAGGCAGGTAAGCCGAGAAGAGAGAGATTTTCGACCTGTATTGGCAGCATATAAAGAGCTGGAGCAGGATGTGGACAGCATCATACTCTTTCTTTCCTCCGGTCAACTTGAACATTTTTTGCAGCAGGCAAATAGAGAAGAAATTGCAACACCTATTATTGCCTCACCCGTTACTTTTTCGCCGGAAACAGCTACGGAGCTTCCAAGGCTGAATATGCCCTTTTACAGTACGGTACAGGAAATTTATATGAATCTTCAACAAGGAGAAGACGAGATGTTAGAAGGTTTTGCTAATGCTTATCGGGTGTATGTCGGCTACCACCAGATGGACGGACTGGGACCTTGGATTTATGACGGAGTAAGGCTGATCCACGAATTGACCCTTCAGAAACGAAGACCAATGGAAATCAAAGAAGCATTAGATCAATATCATGAAAAAAGAATGATTGGCCAGTTATCCTTTGACAAAAATGGCCTGATTAAAGAAAGTACTTATGTGAAAGTATTCATCGAAGACGGGTGTCTAAAGGAGATAAAGGATGAAGAAAATCATTAAGTCATTGAGAGGAAAAAATAATAGTCTGCAGCTTCGTTTTTTCTCATATTTTATGGTTTCTGGCCTTCTGTTGATATTGATTATTGCGGCAATGGGCTTTGGGATTGTTCATCGATATGCCATGGAGTACTTCAAAAGCAATGCCGTAGAAAGAGGAACTAACCTGGAAGTAAGGATGAAAGGATATATCGAGCGGGAAACGGAAATGCTGACAGCACTGCATCGTGCCCTTGGTCCATCAGATCCAGAGCAGATCGTGGCAAGTTTGAAAGAGGCGGAACGATATCACGAATCAATGATTCTTTCGCCGAAAGGTATGGTGGAATACGCATCGGATGCTGGAATTGTAGGATATCACTATGAAAACAAAGATTTCTTTCGTAAGGCAATGGAGGGAGACAAGGAGAGCCACTTTTTGGTGATGTATGACCCCTTTGAACAACAGGCCTTTCTTCATTTTATGATTCCTTTGTTGGATGAGGAAGAAAACCTGGTTCATCTTGGGGTGCATCGTATGATGCCAGCTTGGTTGGAAGATCAGATGGCACGAGAACATCTGATCACGGACGGCGAGTTTCTGGTGACGGATGAACAAGGGGTAGTACTCTTTTTAATTGGTCACCAGGGAGTTCAGGAATCAGTATCAGACCAGATAAAACCTCCCTCCATTTTTGATCATGGGATTACCTATGAAGAAGCCATCAGGCCAATAGAGCCAATGGAGGAACCGGTTCATCGGCTTGGAGATGGCTATATGGTCACTTATCACAAGATGGAAGGCTCCTGGGGGATCGTGTCTGGAAAGCTAAGCACAGAAACCGTGGACAGACAGTATGCGGTTATTACCATGGGAATCCTTCTGTCTATTCTGTTGACTGGAATTATTTTTGCTTTTTTTGGCGCGTTAATGGCCAAGCGAACCATAAAACCCATCGATGATGTCACCAACCAGTTAAAAGAAACCTTGGCAGGTCGTCAATCACAGATTTATCCCCAGAAAAACTTGGAATTAAACCAATTGGTGGAAGGATTCAATGATTCTTGGGAAGAAAACCAGCTGGCTCAGAAAGCAATTATAAAGGAAAAGCAGGCAGCAGAAATTGCCCGTCAGGAAGCCGAACAGGCAAATAAAGCGAAGTCGGAATTTCTGGCTAACGTAAGCCATGAACTCAGGACCCCGCTGAATGGAATTATTGGAAC includes these proteins:
- a CDS encoding ABC transporter substrate-binding protein; protein product: MRIRITGLFIICMMIIFISINISGCNQTPTHQAEILFITKDQSDTRSLNPTRMEVAAAMALESCRNENKEAKNIHHHFIRYTGDEEEGYHKAKAYLESNQSVVALVGDFNSVGTEYVARLAEEFQLPHLSFFATDIRIFEEHPQSYSYRSQMSHETTDLIAMASYRLNKPYKLNKLDKSKVAVLYNDLSNIEARWLEFESLAPAHGIQVVEKRQVSREERDFRPVLAAYKELEQDVDSIILFLSSGQLEHFLQQANREEIATPIIASPVTFSPETATELPRLNMPFYSTVQEIYMNLQQGEDEMLEGFANAYRVYVGYHQMDGLGPWIYDGVRLIHELTLQKRRPMEIKEALDQYHEKRMIGQLSFDKNGLIKESTYVKVFIEDGCLKEIKDEENH